The proteins below are encoded in one region of Pseudomonas ekonensis:
- a CDS encoding FdhF/YdeP family oxidoreductase translates to MSQHHQADQKPVPRYKPYKGPAGGWGALISVAQAWLTSDNALKNLRMMLKTNQNGGFDCPGCAWGDSPESGMVKFCENGAKAVNWEATKRRVDAKFFAKHSVTALLEQSDYWLEYQGRLTEPLVYDAETDRYKAIAWDDAFALIGKHLQALSSPDQAEFYTSGRASNEAAYLYQLFVRAYGTNNFPDCSNMCHEASGVALAQSVGVGKGTVTFDDFEHADAIFVWGQNPGTNHPRMLEPLREAVKRGAQVVCINPLKERGLERFQHPQHPLEMLTNGDKPTNTAYFRPALGGDMAVLRGMAKFLLQWERDAQKAGSPAVFDHGFLNEHSVNVLDYLAVVDDTPWEQIVAQSGLTLVEIEQAARMYAKGKSVIMCWAMGITQHRHSVPTIQEIANLMLLRGNIGRPGAGLCPVRGHSNVQGDRTMGINERPPAAFLDALERRFQFKVPRHNGHNVVEAIHAMAEGRAKVFIGLGGNFAQATPDSPRTFQALRNCDLTVQISTKLNRSHLAHGKDALILPCLGRTDIDLQGEGPQAVTVEDSFSMVHASNGQLQPLSNQMRSEPSIIAGIAAATLGSKPVDWNWLVADYRRIRDLIADTIPAFKDFNEKVKNPGGFYLGNTAGARKWNTASGRANFKANALPKDLIHERTRATGQLPDLILQSMRSHDQYNTTIYGLDDRYRGVKGQRDVLFANEADIIRLGFKPGQKADIVSLWEDGRERRVKGFTLLAFDIPAGQAAAYYPEVNPLVPLESVGDGSHTPTSKFIAIRLEAASETGLILSKSA, encoded by the coding sequence GTGAGCCAACATCATCAAGCCGACCAGAAACCCGTCCCGCGCTACAAGCCGTACAAAGGCCCGGCCGGCGGATGGGGCGCCCTGATCAGCGTGGCCCAGGCCTGGCTGACCAGCGACAACGCGCTGAAGAACCTGCGCATGATGCTCAAGACCAACCAGAACGGCGGCTTCGACTGCCCCGGCTGCGCCTGGGGCGATTCGCCGGAAAGCGGGATGGTGAAGTTCTGCGAGAACGGCGCCAAGGCCGTGAACTGGGAAGCGACCAAGCGCCGGGTGGACGCGAAGTTCTTCGCCAAGCACAGCGTCACCGCGCTGCTGGAGCAAAGCGACTATTGGCTGGAGTACCAGGGCCGCCTGACCGAGCCTCTGGTCTACGACGCCGAAACCGACCGCTACAAGGCCATCGCCTGGGACGACGCCTTCGCGCTGATCGGCAAGCACCTGCAAGCCCTGTCGAGCCCGGACCAGGCCGAGTTCTACACCTCCGGCCGGGCCAGCAACGAAGCGGCGTACCTCTATCAGCTGTTCGTGCGCGCCTACGGCACCAACAACTTCCCCGACTGCTCGAACATGTGCCACGAGGCCAGCGGCGTGGCGCTGGCGCAGAGTGTCGGCGTCGGCAAGGGCACCGTGACCTTCGATGACTTCGAGCACGCCGACGCGATTTTCGTCTGGGGCCAGAACCCCGGCACCAACCACCCGCGGATGCTCGAACCGCTGCGCGAGGCGGTCAAGCGCGGCGCCCAGGTGGTGTGCATCAACCCGTTGAAGGAACGCGGACTGGAGCGCTTCCAGCACCCGCAGCATCCGCTGGAAATGCTGACCAACGGCGACAAGCCCACCAACACTGCGTATTTCCGTCCGGCCCTGGGCGGGGACATGGCGGTGCTGCGCGGCATGGCCAAGTTCCTTCTGCAATGGGAGCGCGATGCGCAGAAGGCCGGCTCGCCCGCCGTGTTCGACCACGGCTTCCTCAATGAACACAGCGTCAACGTGCTGGACTACCTCGCCGTCGTCGACGACACGCCGTGGGAACAGATCGTTGCGCAATCGGGCCTGACCCTGGTGGAGATCGAACAGGCCGCGCGGATGTACGCCAAGGGCAAGAGCGTGATCATGTGCTGGGCGATGGGCATCACCCAGCACCGCCACTCGGTGCCGACCATCCAGGAAATCGCCAACCTGATGCTGCTGCGCGGCAACATCGGCAGGCCCGGCGCCGGCCTGTGCCCGGTGCGCGGCCACAGCAACGTGCAGGGCGACCGCACCATGGGCATCAACGAGCGTCCGCCGGCGGCGTTCCTCGACGCCCTGGAGCGACGCTTCCAGTTCAAGGTGCCGCGCCACAACGGTCACAACGTGGTCGAGGCGATTCACGCCATGGCCGAAGGGCGCGCCAAGGTGTTCATCGGTCTGGGCGGCAACTTCGCCCAGGCCACCCCGGACAGCCCGCGCACCTTCCAGGCCCTGCGCAACTGCGACCTGACCGTGCAGATCAGCACCAAGCTCAACCGCAGCCACCTGGCCCACGGCAAGGATGCGCTGATCCTGCCGTGCCTGGGCCGCACCGACATCGACCTGCAGGGCGAAGGCCCGCAAGCGGTCACCGTGGAAGACTCTTTCAGCATGGTGCACGCCTCCAACGGCCAGTTGCAGCCGCTGTCGAACCAGATGCGTTCGGAACCGTCGATCATCGCCGGCATCGCCGCCGCGACCCTGGGCAGCAAGCCTGTGGACTGGAACTGGCTGGTGGCCGACTACCGGCGCATCCGCGACCTGATCGCCGACACCATTCCGGCCTTCAAGGACTTCAACGAGAAGGTCAAGAACCCGGGCGGCTTCTACCTCGGCAACACCGCCGGCGCACGCAAGTGGAACACGGCCTCGGGCCGGGCCAACTTCAAGGCCAACGCCCTGCCCAAGGACCTGATCCACGAACGCACCCGCGCCACGGGGCAACTGCCGGACCTGATCCTGCAGTCGATGCGCTCCCACGATCAGTACAACACCACCATCTACGGCCTCGACGACCGCTACCGCGGCGTGAAGGGCCAGCGCGACGTGCTGTTCGCCAACGAAGCCGACATCATCCGCCTGGGCTTCAAGCCGGGCCAGAAGGCCGACATCGTGTCGCTGTGGGAGGATGGCCGCGAGCGTCGGGTGAAGGGCTTCACCCTGTTGGCGTTCGACATTCCCGCCGGGCAGGCGGCAGCCTACTATCCGGAAGTGAACCCGCTGGTGCCCCTGGAAAGCGTCGGCGACGGCAGCCATACGCCGACCTCGAAGTTCATCGCGATCCGCCTGGAGGCCGCGAGCGAAACCGGGCTGATCCTGTCCAAGTCTGCGTGA
- a CDS encoding YMGG-like glycine zipper-containing protein: MKFSSILLLSLGLVSGIASAGGTTEAGVGGALGGVLGSVVGQSLGGSTGSTIGAALGGAGGSAVGADKRSRGEAAIGGALGAAGGNVVGRSMGGTTGSLIGAAAGGGAGGALGNYMGNKSDDEDRRYDRRHDDRRYYRDHHPGRGHAYGHRKHHRYYRD; the protein is encoded by the coding sequence ATGAAGTTCTCCTCGATTCTCTTGTTGTCCCTTGGCCTGGTCAGTGGCATCGCCTCTGCCGGAGGCACCACTGAAGCAGGCGTGGGCGGCGCATTGGGCGGGGTGCTTGGTTCGGTCGTCGGCCAGTCCTTGGGCGGCAGCACCGGCTCCACCATCGGCGCGGCCTTGGGCGGCGCGGGCGGCAGTGCGGTCGGCGCAGACAAACGCAGCCGCGGCGAAGCCGCCATCGGCGGTGCGCTGGGCGCAGCCGGCGGCAACGTGGTCGGCCGCAGCATGGGCGGCACCACCGGCAGCCTGATCGGCGCAGCGGCAGGCGGCGGCGCCGGCGGCGCGCTGGGCAACTACATGGGCAACAAGAGCGATGACGAAGACCGTCGTTACGACCGCCGTCATGATGACCGTCGCTACTACCGCGACCATCACCCTGGCCGTGGCCACGCCTACGGCCACCGCAAGCATCACCGCTACTACCGCGACTGA
- a CDS encoding acyl-CoA thioesterase — MSSPMPQRSDYPHFQPITTRWNDNDTYGHINNVTYYSFFDTAVNTYLIHVGGLDIHEGEVVGFVVSSSCDYFASVAFPDLIEVGLRVGKLGNSSVQYELAVFKAGESEACAAGRFVHVFVDRASNRPVPVPPQLRQALEFLVV, encoded by the coding sequence ATGTCCAGTCCGATGCCGCAACGCAGCGACTACCCGCACTTCCAGCCGATCACCACCCGTTGGAACGACAACGACACCTACGGCCACATCAACAACGTCACCTACTACAGCTTCTTCGACACGGCGGTGAACACGTATCTGATCCATGTGGGCGGGCTGGATATCCATGAAGGGGAGGTCGTGGGGTTCGTGGTCAGTTCGTCGTGCGACTACTTCGCCTCGGTCGCGTTCCCGGACCTGATCGAAGTCGGTCTGCGGGTCGGCAAGCTGGGCAACAGTTCGGTGCAGTACGAACTGGCGGTGTTCAAGGCGGGCGAAAGCGAAGCCTGCGCCGCCGGGCGATTCGTCCATGTGTTCGTCGACCGGGCCAGCAACCGGCCAGTGCCGGTTCCGCCGCAGCTCCGTCAGGCACTGGAGTTCCTGGTGGTGTGA
- a CDS encoding 3-hydroxyacyl-CoA dehydrogenase: MSQTSFEIRQAAVVGAGTMGRGIVMCLANAGVTVQWVDNNPQMLEQALAAVADTYAHNVRQGRIEQAEADVRLARITSAADCIAIRNVDLVIEAVYENLELKQKLFRELDGLLKPEALLASNTSALDIDAIAAATRRPAQVLGLHFFSPAHIMKLLEIVRGAQTSPAVLEAALALGTRMGKVSVVSGNCHGFIGNRMLHPYVLEARKMLLEGAYPQQVDAALQGFGFAMGPFRMYDVVGIDLEWRARELAGKGQDAPEIQVDNRLCELGRFGQKSGSGYYRYEPGSRQAEHDPEVDALVLEVSERLGFHRRVIGPEEILERCLLALVNEGAKILQEGIAGSAHDIDLVYLNGYGFPADKGGPMAWADSQGLADIHQRLLALETRQGDQWKPARLIGELAAQGKGFADD; encoded by the coding sequence ATGAGCCAGACATCCTTCGAAATCCGCCAGGCCGCCGTGGTCGGCGCCGGCACCATGGGGCGCGGCATCGTCATGTGCCTGGCCAATGCCGGCGTGACGGTGCAGTGGGTCGACAACAATCCGCAGATGCTGGAGCAGGCGCTGGCCGCCGTAGCCGACACCTACGCCCACAACGTGCGCCAAGGGCGCATCGAGCAGGCCGAGGCCGACGTGCGCCTCGCCCGCATCACATCGGCGGCGGACTGCATCGCGATCCGCAATGTCGATCTGGTGATCGAAGCGGTGTACGAAAACCTGGAGCTCAAGCAGAAGCTCTTCCGCGAGCTCGACGGCCTGCTCAAGCCCGAGGCGCTGCTGGCCAGCAACACCTCGGCGCTGGACATCGATGCGATCGCCGCCGCGACGCGGCGGCCGGCCCAGGTGCTGGGCCTGCATTTCTTCAGCCCGGCGCACATCATGAAACTGCTGGAGATCGTGCGCGGCGCGCAGACCTCGCCTGCGGTGCTGGAGGCGGCGCTGGCGCTGGGCACGCGCATGGGCAAGGTGAGCGTGGTCTCGGGCAATTGCCACGGTTTCATCGGCAACCGCATGCTGCACCCTTATGTGCTTGAAGCCCGCAAAATGCTGCTGGAGGGCGCTTATCCACAGCAGGTCGACGCCGCCTTGCAGGGCTTCGGCTTCGCCATGGGGCCGTTTCGCATGTATGACGTGGTCGGCATCGACCTGGAATGGCGGGCCCGGGAACTGGCCGGCAAGGGGCAGGACGCCCCGGAGATCCAAGTGGACAACCGCTTGTGCGAACTCGGGCGGTTCGGCCAGAAATCCGGTAGCGGCTACTACCGTTATGAGCCGGGCAGCCGGCAGGCCGAACATGATCCCGAGGTGGATGCGCTGGTGCTGGAGGTCAGCGAACGGCTGGGCTTCCATCGTCGCGTGATCGGGCCTGAGGAAATTCTGGAGCGGTGCCTGCTGGCGCTGGTCAACGAGGGGGCGAAGATTCTTCAGGAAGGCATTGCCGGCTCCGCCCATGACATCGATCTGGTGTACCTGAACGGCTACGGTTTCCCGGCGGACAAGGGCGGGCCGATGGCCTGGGCAGATTCCCAAGGGCTGGCGGACATCCATCAGCGCTTGTTGGCCTTGGAGACCCGGCAGGGGGATCAGTGGAAGCCGGCGCGGTTGATCGGTGAGCTGGCGGCGCAGGGCAAGGGATTCGCCGATGACTGA
- a CDS encoding RecQ family ATP-dependent DNA helicase codes for MHDTLKRVFGYPQFRPGQEATVGAVLAGRSAAAIFPTGSGKSLCYQLPALLLPHLTLVISPLLALMQDQLAFLARLGIAAGSIDSAQSRDEANAVMARARSGELKILMVSVERLKNERFRHFLQQVPISLLVVDEAHCISEWGHNFRPDYLKLPDYQRRFGIAQALLLTATATPQVIADMQARFAIAAGDVVTTGFYRPNLDLRVEPVQGQDKRRRLVEWLGERAGRPGIVYVTLQKTAEQIAEHLERHGIPAEAYHAGLPGDRREAVQKRFMAGQTNCIVATIAFGMGIDKRDIRHVVHFDLPKSIENYSQEIGRAGRDGQRSECLVLANRDSLNVLENFVYGDTPEQDGIRCVLDEVLAAGQGQWEFMQGPLADRSNIRALPLKTLLVQLELKGLIAPRYAYYAEYRFKYLLEPEALLERFDGERRAFVAALIQASPRARTWATVDFHALSRQYGAERGRVVKALDHFQEKCWIELESKQMTEVYGVLDSGFDSQALSRELHGHFSRHESAEVARIHAMLDLFASDRCLGRRLAEHFGDHDAPVQCGHCSVCDGEVARLPAPPELPALVDKSFAALCEAFIHRHGQHTGNPPSAQRLTRFLCGIGAPLFTRLKARTIAGHGTLEAYPYAEVRAWVERHLAGGSDAAVIAGSAFARDSCGSRECGVAASIR; via the coding sequence ATGCACGACACCCTGAAGCGGGTCTTCGGTTATCCACAGTTTCGTCCCGGCCAGGAGGCCACGGTCGGCGCGGTGCTGGCCGGGCGCTCGGCGGCGGCGATCTTCCCCACCGGCTCCGGCAAGTCCCTGTGCTACCAGTTGCCGGCGTTGCTGCTGCCGCACCTGACCCTGGTGATTTCTCCGTTGCTGGCGCTGATGCAGGATCAGTTGGCGTTCCTTGCGCGCCTCGGCATTGCGGCAGGCAGCATCGACTCGGCGCAAAGCCGCGACGAGGCCAATGCCGTGATGGCCCGTGCCCGCTCCGGCGAACTGAAGATCCTGATGGTCTCCGTGGAGCGCCTGAAGAACGAGCGTTTCCGCCATTTCCTCCAGCAGGTGCCGATCTCGTTGCTGGTGGTGGACGAGGCCCATTGCATCTCGGAGTGGGGCCACAACTTCCGTCCCGACTACCTCAAGCTGCCGGACTACCAGCGCCGGTTCGGCATTGCGCAGGCCTTGCTGCTGACCGCCACGGCGACGCCGCAGGTCATCGCCGACATGCAGGCCCGGTTCGCCATCGCCGCCGGGGATGTGGTGACCACCGGCTTCTACCGGCCCAACCTCGACCTGCGGGTGGAACCGGTGCAGGGCCAGGACAAGCGCCGCAGGCTGGTGGAGTGGCTGGGCGAGCGTGCGGGCCGGCCGGGCATCGTCTACGTCACCCTGCAAAAGACCGCCGAGCAGATCGCCGAGCACCTGGAGCGTCACGGCATTCCCGCCGAGGCCTATCACGCCGGGTTGCCGGGCGACCGGCGGGAGGCGGTGCAGAAGCGCTTCATGGCCGGGCAGACCAACTGCATCGTCGCCACCATCGCGTTCGGCATGGGCATCGACAAGCGGGACATCCGCCACGTGGTGCATTTCGACCTGCCCAAATCCATCGAGAACTACAGCCAGGAAATCGGACGCGCGGGGCGTGACGGGCAACGCTCGGAGTGCCTGGTGCTGGCCAACCGCGACAGCCTGAACGTGCTGGAGAACTTCGTGTACGGCGACACGCCGGAACAGGACGGCATCCGTTGCGTGCTGGACGAAGTGCTGGCGGCCGGGCAAGGCCAGTGGGAGTTCATGCAAGGCCCGCTGGCGGACCGGAGCAACATCCGCGCGCTGCCGCTCAAGACGCTGTTGGTGCAATTGGAACTGAAGGGGCTGATTGCGCCGCGCTACGCCTATTACGCCGAGTACCGCTTCAAGTACCTGCTGGAGCCGGAGGCGTTGCTGGAGCGTTTCGACGGCGAGCGCCGGGCCTTCGTCGCAGCGCTCATCCAGGCCTCGCCCCGCGCGCGCACCTGGGCCACGGTGGATTTCCACGCCTTGTCCCGACAGTACGGCGCCGAGCGGGGCCGGGTGGTGAAGGCGCTGGACCACTTTCAGGAAAAGTGCTGGATCGAGCTGGAAAGCAAGCAGATGACCGAGGTCTACGGCGTGCTGGACAGCGGCTTCGACAGCCAGGCCTTGAGCCGCGAGTTGCATGGGCATTTCTCCCGCCACGAGAGTGCCGAGGTGGCGCGGATACACGCCATGCTCGACCTGTTCGCCTCGGATCGCTGCCTGGGGCGCCGATTGGCCGAACACTTCGGCGACCATGATGCGCCGGTGCAGTGCGGGCACTGTTCGGTATGCGACGGCGAGGTCGCGCGGCTGCCCGCGCCGCCCGAGTTGCCGGCGCTTGTGGATAAGTCCTTCGCGGCATTGTGCGAGGCTTTTATCCACAGGCACGGACAGCACACGGGCAACCCACCTTCGGCGCAACGGCTGACCCGGTTCCTCTGCGGCATCGGCGCGCCGTTGTTCACCCGTCTCAAGGCGCGGACGATTGCCGGCCATGGGACGCTGGAAGCCTATCCCTATGCCGAGGTGCGCGCCTGGGTGGAGCGGCACCTGGCCGGCGGATCCGACGCTGCGGTGATCGCAGGTTCTGCATTCGCCCGTGATTCCTGTGGGAGCCGAGAATGTGGCGTGGCCGCATCCATCCGCTGA
- a CDS encoding polysaccharide deacetylase — MQWLRMASILLLWVGACRPGIASDAGNALVLTNLERSGWPDALTSQASVDTASRAEVLMFAKALLASEALDEQGLRRRLEVPQVRLESIRRVRDGLWEGLLGTYRNASQNCDGQAFCPRVRNVADLRQLAAAFTGDISPAHALWASRSQGLHEQAVNEQLRVASLQP; from the coding sequence ATGCAGTGGCTAAGAATGGCCTCGATCTTGTTGTTGTGGGTGGGCGCTTGCCGCCCGGGCATCGCTTCCGATGCGGGCAATGCGCTGGTGCTGACGAATCTTGAGCGCAGCGGCTGGCCGGACGCGCTGACCAGCCAGGCGAGCGTCGATACGGCCTCCCGTGCCGAAGTGCTGATGTTCGCCAAGGCGCTGCTGGCCAGCGAAGCGCTGGACGAGCAGGGGCTGAGGCGGCGCCTGGAGGTGCCGCAGGTGCGGCTGGAGTCGATCCGCCGGGTGCGAGACGGCCTGTGGGAAGGTTTGTTGGGCACTTACCGCAACGCCAGCCAGAACTGCGACGGACAAGCGTTCTGCCCGCGGGTGCGCAACGTCGCCGACCTGCGCCAGTTGGCGGCGGCGTTCACCGGCGATATCAGCCCCGCCCACGCGCTGTGGGCCAGCCGCAGTCAAGGCCTGCATGAGCAGGCGGTGAACGAGCAACTGCGGGTGGCCTCTCTGCAGCCCTGA